A genomic stretch from Hoplias malabaricus isolate fHopMal1 chromosome 4, fHopMal1.hap1, whole genome shotgun sequence includes:
- the stox2b gene encoding storkhead-box protein 2 isoform X5 → MSPISQSQFIPLGEILCLAISAMNSSRKTVTQETLIEHLATCFPGVPTPSLEILRHTLNMLVRERKIYPTPEGYFIVTPQTYFITPSLIRTNSKWYHLDERIPAAMQQPCSSPPSGTVTPSTSGCVRERSHHKNHAEPYSDSYREDLPSTHTSTLQRRSKEHTKEAPYPVSPPSQQPSEKNKSSLSFAFKTDGSSKQRDGSSSTGGSEKQSKKFGLKLFRLSFKKDKTKHLATFSAQFPPEEWPLRDEETPSVVPRDVEMEIIRRINPDLTVENLARHTAVMKRLEEEKAQRNKASSSAQQSARGKRGRGHRKAQQGKQSRSHSKTRASRGDPSDGSNLDITYDRDYKFYSSSLVRSPRETMMSMERNRGKYMVHSNPNIVESHFTTAPEWDVSGELAKRRTEMPFPEPSRAQSHSKVHRSHSHTQERKSRNERSDKAKERSRSMDNSKGPLGGPFLGTPEDFECSPDDRSRYYTDDGTLRASAQKSHYSRTMLSAARLNSDVCVPDVGRGTPEDAMHCRPLEKSKSKDSLPSYGDLKSCSPKTPVDDYFQRNTSNEASFSAPSPLIKSSHDFADTVWKGISSDRPTPLLTSTHPTEYKDDSSMGPNSLTLTVPNLTPEPLPNGRLMHQLNPDSGDLDSMVEVYGPESLFKPPEYVESSFSRPGTMRKSPHTKSTEVLESQEHFDDPLPLSSLPSCSGQEQASCAETTFDYYNVSDDESEGPSHKSKVEEKVLEGGGTMQWLLEREKERDLQRKFEKNLTFLSPKEGESNNSQKSAHSTRLDSMDSSSVTVDSGFNSPRTRESLASNTSSNVENSRRQNMALSPGHIGTKRPPPPYQPPSFRSIPEPPAARPEKQASITSV, encoded by the exons ATGTCTCCTATCAGTCAGTCCCAGTTCATCCCGCTGGGGGAGATTCTGTGCCTGGCCATTTCGGCCATGAACTCCTCCCGCAAGACTGTCACCCAGGAGACACTCATTGAGCACCTGGCAACATGTTTCCCAG GCGTGCCTACACCAAGTCTGGAGATCCTGCGCCACACCCTCAACATGCTTGTTCGGGAACGTAAGATCTATCCGACCCCGGAAGGTTATTTCATCGTCACCCCACAGACCTATTTCATCACGCCTTCCCTCATTCGCACCAACAGCAAGTGGTACCACTTGGATGAAAGGATCCCGGCAGCCATGCAGCAGCCTTGCTCCTCACCTCCCTCGGGTACTGTCACACCCTCCACTTCAGGCTGCGTCAGAGAGCGGTCGCACCATAAAAACCACGCCGAGCCTTACAGCGACAGCTACCGGGAGGACCTGCCcagcacacacacctccacactgcAGAGGAGGTCTAAGGAACACACTAAGGAGGCACCATACCCAGTGTCGCCGCCTTCTCAGCAACCCTCAGAGAAGAACAAAAGCTCCCTGAGCTTCGCCTTCAAGACGGACGGCAGCAGCAAGCAAAGAGACGGAAGCAGCAGCACTGGAGGCAGCGAGAAGCAGTCGAAGAAGTTTGGCCTTAAGCTTTTCAGGCTGAGCTTCAAAAAAGACAAGACCAAGCATCTGGCTACCTTTTCGGCACAGTTTCCGCCTGAGGAGTGGCCTTTGCGGGACGAGGAGACACCCAGCGTTGTTCCACGGGATGTAGAGATGGAGATCATCCGGCGAATCAACCCAGATTTAACTGTAGAGAACCTAGCACGGCACACAGCTGTTATGAAGCGTCTGGAGGAGGAGAAGGCCCAGAGGAATAAAGCCAGCTCATCGGCGCAGCAGAGTGCCCGTGGCAAGCGAGGCCGTGGGCACCGCAAGGCTCAGCAGGGCAAGCAGTCACGCAGTCACAGTAAGACGCGTGCTTCCAGGGGGGATCCTTCTGATGGCTCTAACCTGGATATAACCTATGACCGGGACTACAAGTTTTATAGTTCTTCTCTGGTGCGGTCACCGAGAGAAACTATGATGTCCATGGAGCGAAATAGGGGGAAGTACATGGTGCACAGCAACCCGAACATTGTGGAGTCACATTTCACTACAGCACCTGAATGGGATGTGTCAGGGGAGCTGGCCAAACGGAGAACGGAGATGCCCTTCCCAGAACCTTCCCGGGCACAATCGCATTCAAAAGTCCACCGCAGCCACAGCCACACCCAAGAGAGGAAGTCGCGGAACGAGCGGTCGGATAAGGCCAAAGAGAGGTCTCGCTCAATGGACAACTCCAAGGGCCCCCTGGGAGGTCCCTTCTTAGGCACGCCTGAGGACTTTGAGTGCAGTCCAGATGACAGAAGTCGGTATTACACTGACGATGGAACTTTGAGGGCATCTGCCCAGAAAAGCCACTATTCGCGCACTATGCTCTCTGCTGCTAGGTTGAATTCTGACGTTTGCGTGCCTGATGTTGGGAGGGGGACCCCCGAGGATGCCATGCACTGTAGACCGCTGGAGAAGAGCAAAAGCAAAGACAGCTTACCATCGTATGGTGACCTTAAGTCCTGCTCTCCAAAAACGCCCGTGGACGACTATTTCCAGCGCAACACATCGAACGAGGCCTCATTCTCGGCTCCCTCTCCTCTCATAAAATCCAGCCACGATTTTGCTGACACCGTCTGGAAGGGGATTTCCTCCGACCGGCCGACCCCGCTTCTGACCTCAACTCATCCCACGGAATACAAAGACGATTCCTCAATGGGACCGAATAGTTTAACGTTAACGGTGCCTAACCTGACTCCAGAGCCTTTGCCCAATGGACGCTTGATGCACCAACTTAACCCAGACTCAGGTGACTTGGACAGCATGGTGGAGGTTTATGGCCCAGAAAGTTTGTTTAAACCTCCCGAGTACGTGGAGAGCAGCTTCTCCCGACCGGGAACGATGCGCAAATCTCCACACACAAAGTCAACAGAGGTGCTAGAGAGCCAGGAACACTTTGACGACCCTCTCCCGCTATCCTCCTTGCCCTCATGCTCAGGTCAGGAGCAGGCCTCTTGTGCCGAAACCACCTTCGACTACTACAACGTGTCCGACGATGAATCGGAGGGGCCTAGCCATAAGAGCAAAGTAGAAGAGAAGGTTCTGGAAGGTGGTGGGACGATGCAGTGGCTCTTGGAGCGGGAGAAGGAGCGGGACCTGCAGCGCAAATTTGAAAAGAACCTCACTTTTCTAAGCCCCAAAGAGGGCGAGAGCAACAACAGTCAGAAGTCCGCCCATTCCACACGCCTGGACAGCATGGACTCCAGCAGTGTGACTGTGGACAGTGGATTTAATTCCCCACG CACTCGGGAGAGCCTCGCCTCCAACACGTCGAGTAACGTAGAGAACAGCCGGCGGCAGAACATGGCTCTGAGTCCTGGTCACATCGGCACCAAGAGGCCGCCACCACCGTACCAGCCTCCCTCCTTCCGCTCCATCCCTGAGCCTCCTGCCGCTCGCCCCGAGAAACAGGCCTCTATTACCAGCGTGTAG
- the stox2b gene encoding storkhead-box protein 2 isoform X3: MKKTRSTTLRRAWPSSDFSDRASERTRSRSEKDYRLHKHYPKHFISHSPRIYMPTGDVSPISMSPISQSQFIPLGEILCLAISAMNSSRKTVTQETLIEHLATCFPGVPTPSLEILRHTLNMLVRERKIYPTPEGYFIVTPQTYFITPSLIRTNSKWYHLDERIPAAMQQPCSSPPSGTVTPSTSGCVRERSHHKNHAEPYSDSYREDLPSTHTSTLQRRSKEHTKEAPYPVSPPSQQPSEKNKSSLSFAFKTDGSSKQRDGSSSTGGSEKQSKKFGLKLFRLSFKKDKTKHLATFSAQFPPEEWPLRDEETPSVVPRDVEMEIIRRINPDLTVENLARHTAVMKRLEEEKAQRNKASSSAQQSARGKRGRGHRKAQQGKQSRSHSKTRASRGDPSDGSNLDITYDRDYKFYSSSLVRSPRETMMSMERNRGKYMVHSNPNIVESHFTTAPEWDVSGELAKRRTEMPFPEPSRAQSHSKVHRSHSHTQERKSRNERSDKAKERSRSMDNSKGPLGGPFLGTPEDFECSPDDRSRYYTDDGTLRASAQKSHYSRTMLSAARLNSDVCVPDVGRGTPEDAMHCRPLEKSKSKDSLPSYGDLKSCSPKTPVDDYFQRNTSNEASFSAPSPLIKSSHDFADTVWKGISSDRPTPLLTSTHPTEYKDDSSMGPNSLTLTVPNLTPEPLPNGRLMHQLNPDSGDLDSMVEVYGPESLFKPPEYVESSFSRPGTMRKSPHTKSTEVLESQEHFDDPLPLSSLPSCSGQEQASCAETTFDYYNVSDDESEGPSHKSKVEEKVLEGGGTMQWLLEREKERDLQRKFEKNLTFLSPKEGESNNSQKSAHSTRLDSMDSSSVTVDSGFNSPRTRESLASNTSSNVENSRRQNMALSPGHIGTKRPPPPYQPPSFRSIPEPPAARPEKQASITSV; encoded by the exons GTGATGTATCTCCTATCAGCATGTCTCCTATCAGTCAGTCCCAGTTCATCCCGCTGGGGGAGATTCTGTGCCTGGCCATTTCGGCCATGAACTCCTCCCGCAAGACTGTCACCCAGGAGACACTCATTGAGCACCTGGCAACATGTTTCCCAG GCGTGCCTACACCAAGTCTGGAGATCCTGCGCCACACCCTCAACATGCTTGTTCGGGAACGTAAGATCTATCCGACCCCGGAAGGTTATTTCATCGTCACCCCACAGACCTATTTCATCACGCCTTCCCTCATTCGCACCAACAGCAAGTGGTACCACTTGGATGAAAGGATCCCGGCAGCCATGCAGCAGCCTTGCTCCTCACCTCCCTCGGGTACTGTCACACCCTCCACTTCAGGCTGCGTCAGAGAGCGGTCGCACCATAAAAACCACGCCGAGCCTTACAGCGACAGCTACCGGGAGGACCTGCCcagcacacacacctccacactgcAGAGGAGGTCTAAGGAACACACTAAGGAGGCACCATACCCAGTGTCGCCGCCTTCTCAGCAACCCTCAGAGAAGAACAAAAGCTCCCTGAGCTTCGCCTTCAAGACGGACGGCAGCAGCAAGCAAAGAGACGGAAGCAGCAGCACTGGAGGCAGCGAGAAGCAGTCGAAGAAGTTTGGCCTTAAGCTTTTCAGGCTGAGCTTCAAAAAAGACAAGACCAAGCATCTGGCTACCTTTTCGGCACAGTTTCCGCCTGAGGAGTGGCCTTTGCGGGACGAGGAGACACCCAGCGTTGTTCCACGGGATGTAGAGATGGAGATCATCCGGCGAATCAACCCAGATTTAACTGTAGAGAACCTAGCACGGCACACAGCTGTTATGAAGCGTCTGGAGGAGGAGAAGGCCCAGAGGAATAAAGCCAGCTCATCGGCGCAGCAGAGTGCCCGTGGCAAGCGAGGCCGTGGGCACCGCAAGGCTCAGCAGGGCAAGCAGTCACGCAGTCACAGTAAGACGCGTGCTTCCAGGGGGGATCCTTCTGATGGCTCTAACCTGGATATAACCTATGACCGGGACTACAAGTTTTATAGTTCTTCTCTGGTGCGGTCACCGAGAGAAACTATGATGTCCATGGAGCGAAATAGGGGGAAGTACATGGTGCACAGCAACCCGAACATTGTGGAGTCACATTTCACTACAGCACCTGAATGGGATGTGTCAGGGGAGCTGGCCAAACGGAGAACGGAGATGCCCTTCCCAGAACCTTCCCGGGCACAATCGCATTCAAAAGTCCACCGCAGCCACAGCCACACCCAAGAGAGGAAGTCGCGGAACGAGCGGTCGGATAAGGCCAAAGAGAGGTCTCGCTCAATGGACAACTCCAAGGGCCCCCTGGGAGGTCCCTTCTTAGGCACGCCTGAGGACTTTGAGTGCAGTCCAGATGACAGAAGTCGGTATTACACTGACGATGGAACTTTGAGGGCATCTGCCCAGAAAAGCCACTATTCGCGCACTATGCTCTCTGCTGCTAGGTTGAATTCTGACGTTTGCGTGCCTGATGTTGGGAGGGGGACCCCCGAGGATGCCATGCACTGTAGACCGCTGGAGAAGAGCAAAAGCAAAGACAGCTTACCATCGTATGGTGACCTTAAGTCCTGCTCTCCAAAAACGCCCGTGGACGACTATTTCCAGCGCAACACATCGAACGAGGCCTCATTCTCGGCTCCCTCTCCTCTCATAAAATCCAGCCACGATTTTGCTGACACCGTCTGGAAGGGGATTTCCTCCGACCGGCCGACCCCGCTTCTGACCTCAACTCATCCCACGGAATACAAAGACGATTCCTCAATGGGACCGAATAGTTTAACGTTAACGGTGCCTAACCTGACTCCAGAGCCTTTGCCCAATGGACGCTTGATGCACCAACTTAACCCAGACTCAGGTGACTTGGACAGCATGGTGGAGGTTTATGGCCCAGAAAGTTTGTTTAAACCTCCCGAGTACGTGGAGAGCAGCTTCTCCCGACCGGGAACGATGCGCAAATCTCCACACACAAAGTCAACAGAGGTGCTAGAGAGCCAGGAACACTTTGACGACCCTCTCCCGCTATCCTCCTTGCCCTCATGCTCAGGTCAGGAGCAGGCCTCTTGTGCCGAAACCACCTTCGACTACTACAACGTGTCCGACGATGAATCGGAGGGGCCTAGCCATAAGAGCAAAGTAGAAGAGAAGGTTCTGGAAGGTGGTGGGACGATGCAGTGGCTCTTGGAGCGGGAGAAGGAGCGGGACCTGCAGCGCAAATTTGAAAAGAACCTCACTTTTCTAAGCCCCAAAGAGGGCGAGAGCAACAACAGTCAGAAGTCCGCCCATTCCACACGCCTGGACAGCATGGACTCCAGCAGTGTGACTGTGGACAGTGGATTTAATTCCCCACG CACTCGGGAGAGCCTCGCCTCCAACACGTCGAGTAACGTAGAGAACAGCCGGCGGCAGAACATGGCTCTGAGTCCTGGTCACATCGGCACCAAGAGGCCGCCACCACCGTACCAGCCTCCCTCCTTCCGCTCCATCCCTGAGCCTCCTGCCGCTCGCCCCGAGAAACAGGCCTCTATTACCAGCGTGTAG